The Pseudomonas asiatica sequence CGCAGTTACCTGGCGTTGTCTGGCGGCGAGCGGCAAAGAGTGCACCTGGCTCGGGTGCTGGCGCAGCTGTGGCCGGGCGAGGCGGGTACAACCCTGCTGCTGGACGAGCCAACCTCGATGCTCGACCCGTTGCACCAGCACACCACCCTCGAAGCCGTGCGCCGCTTTGCCGACCGTGGCGCCGCGGTGCTGGTGATCCTGCATGACCTGAACCTGGCGGCGCGCTACTGTGATCGTATCCTGCTGCTGGAGCAGGGGCGCTGCCATGCCTTTGCCGCACCGTCAGCAGTGCTGACGCCGGCGGCGTTGAAGGCGGTATACGGGATCGACGTACTGGTACAGGCGCACCCGGAGCGTGGGCATCCGCTGATCATCACTCGCTAACGCTGGCGCGATCTTTGTAGGAGCGGCCTTGTGTCGCGAAAGGGCTGCAGAGCAGCCCCGGCAATTTGTGCATCACTGCTGAAAATCTGGGGCCGCTTTGCGGCCCTATCGCGACACAAGGCCGCTCCTACAAGGGCTCGTGCAGACCATGAATGGAGATACTGCCCATGCGACATCCGCTGCTGTCCGCTTTCTCGCTGTGCCTGGTGCTGGTACTGGGTGGCTGCCAGGCCAGCCTGCCACCGCCGCCCGCCTGGCAGAGCAGTGAGGGGCGCAGCCATGCCGAGCTGGGGCATATCGTCGATCTTGCCAAAGGCCAACTGATCAGCCCTGAGCAACTGGTGCAGCGCCTGTCTGCCGCCCCCCGGGTGCTTGTCGGCGAGAAACACGACAACCCTGACCATCACGCACTGCAGCTGTGGCTGCTGCGCGCCCTGCAAGACCAACGTGTGCAGGGCAGCCTGCTGCTGGAAATGCTGCAGCCTGAGCAACAACCGCTGCTGGACAAGCTCGCGGGGCAACCATTACCGGCAGACCTGCCCAGGGCCATGGCTTGGCAGGACGGCTGGGATTGGCAGCTGTACGGGCCAATCGTGACCGAGGCTTTGCAGCAGCGGGTGCCTGTGCTGGCCGCCAACCTCTCGCCCGGCGAGATGCGCCAGGCCTATCGTCAGCCGGCTTTGTTACCGGGCGAACGCTCCAATGCGCCGACGGTCAAGGCCGCTTTGCTGGAGCATGTGCGTGCCGGGCATTGCGGGATGCTGCCAGAAAGCCAGTTGCCGGCGATGCTGGCCGTGCAGCAGCAGCGCGACCGGCGCATGGCCGAGCGCTTGCTGGCGGCGCCGCAGCCAGCACTGCTGCTGGCCGGGGCCTATCACGTGCGCAAGGACCTGGGTGTACCGTTGCACTTGGCTGACCTGCAAGCGCAGGGGGAGAGCAAGGTGCTACTGCTAGCTGAGGTTGGTGAGCAGGTCGAGGCAGGCGAGGCTGATTTTGTGTGGTACACGGCAGCGATGCCGGAGCAGGACTATTGCGCGCAACTGCGCTGACGGGGCTGTAAAAGGCAAAAAAAGACCCGGCAAATTGCCGGGTCAATAACCGTGATTAGCCTGATGAGGAGATAATCTGAGAGTCCGAACCAGGGGCTCTTAGCTTATCCAACCAGTCTCGCGACCAGTTGTGATAATCATAACTATTCTCATTTCGACGTCAATCCCTTTCCCGAGATTATTTCTGATTTTTTTGCGCAGGGCTTTTCGCATCCAGTTGTTGGTTGAGCGCTTCTTTGCGCTCCAGCGGCAAATCGTTCCAGTGCATGTCCAGCAGGGCGCCTTCAATGGCATACAACAGCACCTTCGATGCGCGGAACCCTCGTGTCTTCACGGCCTGGTACGCACCCACCGCGCCCAGGCGACGCAGATCCGATGCACTGTGGATGCCGGCTGCATGCAGCCACTGCGCAGAGGTCTTGCCAAGGTTCTTCAGATGCTGCAATTCATCGTTCATCGAGCCTCCTTGCGATGGCTGAACGGGGATTGGGGGATAAATCGCGAGCAGGTCAGAGAGGAGTGTAGCGGGGGATAGGAAATGCGCGGCCTTTTGCCATAGGGGGCGACGAGATGTCCTGTGCCGGCCTATTCGCGGGCTCACCCGCGAAGTGGCCGGTCCAGGAAAACGCTGAACTTACAGCCCAGGCAAGCGCTGGCGAATCTGCTCGATCACCTGGTCCATGCTCCCGGCGCTCTGAGTATCGACGCGGGTGCTCTGCACCAGTTCCTGTGCATCCATTGGCTCACGACTGGCCTGCTGGGCTTTGACCACTTCCAGGGTGGCATCCGACGGGTCGGTATTTTCTGCCTGGCGCTGCTCCAGCCAGCTGGCGATGACCGCATCCGGTGCATGGCAGTCGAGGATCAGAAATGGCACGCCCGTCTGGCTGGCGATGTCCGCCGCGGCCTGGCGCTGATCACGCTTGAGGTAGGTGGCATCCAGCACCACCGGGAAGCCGGCTCGCAGCACGGTCGCCGCCACCTCGTGCAGGCGCTGGTAGGTCGCGACACTGGCGTCCTGGTCATAGATGCCGGTACTCAGCTGGCCAGCCTCAGCCTGCTGCTGTTCACCGAACAGGCGCTTGCGCTCCACATCCGAACGCACGCGGACGGCGCCAAGGGCTTCGACCATACGCATGGCCACGTGGCTTTTGCCCACAGCCGAAACACCGTGGGTAATGGCCAGCAGGCGCGACGGGATGGCGCTGTAGCTTTCTGCCAGGTTTGCATAGTTGCGGTAGGTGCGAAGAGTGGTGGCGCGCTGCACGCCATCGGCATCGGCTGGCATGCTGAACAGTGCAACCTTGGCCCGCACCAGCGCGCGGTAGGCTTTGTAGAAGTTGAGCAGTTCCAGGCCTTCGTAGTCGCCGGTCAGTTCCAGGTACTGGCTGATGAAGCGGCGGGCCAGGCATTTCAGGCCGCGGTCTTCCAGGTCCATGGCCAGGAAGCCCGTATCGGCGTACACATCGGTCAGGCGGAACGGTTCGTTGAACTCGATGCAGTCGAAGATCACCACCTTGCCGTCGATCAGGGTGGCGTTGCCCAGGTGGATGTCACCGTGGCACTCACGGATGAAACCATTGGCCTTGCGCTTTTCCAGCAGGCCATGCAGGCGCTCGAAGCTGCTGCGTGCCCAGGCCTGCAGGGCGTCGAGTTGCTGCAGGTCGGCCTTGTCGCTGAGGAACGGGCGAATCTGCTCGAAGTTCTGCTCCACAGGTGCCATCACGCTGTCCGGCGTGCCCAGTGGGTGCTCCACCGGCACGCGTGGGGCCTGCAGGTGGAACTCGGCGATCTGCCGGGCCATCTGGTCGATGTGCGCGGCGTTCAGTTCACCATTGGCCTGCAGGGTGTTGAGCATCTGCCCCTGGGGGAACTGACGCATCTTCAGCACGTACTCGATGGCTTCGCCTTCACCGCCGATCTGCGGCGCATCGACGCTACCGGTTATCGGCAACACTTCAAGGTACAGGCCGTCGGTCAGGCGCTGGTTCAGGCGCAATTCTTCGTTACAGAAATGCCGGCGCTGGTCCAGGCCAGTGAAGTCGAGGAAGCCGAAGTTCATCGGCTTCTTGATCTTGTAGGCATACTCGCCGGTGAGCAGGACCCAGGAGATATGCGTCTCGATGAGCTGGAACCCATCCACGGGGTGAGGGTACAGGGCTGGGTTCTGCAACGCAGTGATAAGGGCTTGGCTCACGGGAAATCCTTCCGGGGGCAGGGAATTCGAATGCGCCATTATG is a genomic window containing:
- a CDS encoding heme ABC transporter ATP-binding protein yields the protein MLQAEGLYLRRGSNEVLHDIHLQLSQGQVVGVLGPNGAGKSSLLGVLCGELAPDHGRVTLQGRPLADWAGQERARRLAVLPQVSSLGFSFRVEEVVGMGRMPHGTGQRRDAEIVEAALRAADAWHLVERSYLALSGGERQRVHLARVLAQLWPGEAGTTLLLDEPTSMLDPLHQHTTLEAVRRFADRGAAVLVILHDLNLAARYCDRILLLEQGRCHAFAAPSAVLTPAALKAVYGIDVLVQAHPERGHPLIITR
- a CDS encoding ChaN family lipoprotein, producing MRHPLLSAFSLCLVLVLGGCQASLPPPPAWQSSEGRSHAELGHIVDLAKGQLISPEQLVQRLSAAPRVLVGEKHDNPDHHALQLWLLRALQDQRVQGSLLLEMLQPEQQPLLDKLAGQPLPADLPRAMAWQDGWDWQLYGPIVTEALQQRVPVLAANLSPGEMRQAYRQPALLPGERSNAPTVKAALLEHVRAGHCGMLPESQLPAMLAVQQQRDRRMAERLLAAPQPALLLAGAYHVRKDLGVPLHLADLQAQGESKVLLLAEVGEQVEAGEADFVWYTAAMPEQDYCAQLR
- a CDS encoding TfoX/Sxy family protein — encoded protein: MNDELQHLKNLGKTSAQWLHAAGIHSASDLRRLGAVGAYQAVKTRGFRASKVLLYAIEGALLDMHWNDLPLERKEALNQQLDAKSPAQKNQK
- a CDS encoding bifunctional aminoglycoside phosphotransferase/ATP-binding protein; translation: MSQALITALQNPALYPHPVDGFQLIETHISWVLLTGEYAYKIKKPMNFGFLDFTGLDQRRHFCNEELRLNQRLTDGLYLEVLPITGSVDAPQIGGEGEAIEYVLKMRQFPQGQMLNTLQANGELNAAHIDQMARQIAEFHLQAPRVPVEHPLGTPDSVMAPVEQNFEQIRPFLSDKADLQQLDALQAWARSSFERLHGLLEKRKANGFIRECHGDIHLGNATLIDGKVVIFDCIEFNEPFRLTDVYADTGFLAMDLEDRGLKCLARRFISQYLELTGDYEGLELLNFYKAYRALVRAKVALFSMPADADGVQRATTLRTYRNYANLAESYSAIPSRLLAITHGVSAVGKSHVAMRMVEALGAVRVRSDVERKRLFGEQQQAEAGQLSTGIYDQDASVATYQRLHEVAATVLRAGFPVVLDATYLKRDQRQAAADIASQTGVPFLILDCHAPDAVIASWLEQRQAENTDPSDATLEVVKAQQASREPMDAQELVQSTRVDTQSAGSMDQVIEQIRQRLPGL